GCTGCAGTTCAGCCCGTCGGCCAGGCCCTCGGCGGGCCAGGTGGCGCGCAACGGCTGGCTGCGGGCCGGGGACTCCGGCTAGCGCCGGGCTGCCCGccgtccccgcccccccgccgggGCTCGCGCGCACGGGCGCCCCCGGCGCGGCGCCGGGGTCCCCGGAAGACGCCGCGCGCCCCTGCGCGCGCCTTTCCTCCTCTGcccccttccctttcctcccgcggcgaggggggggggggctcgcAGCCGGCCCCGCGTCCCGgccccagctcctcctcctccgcgacccctgccccctcccctgggagGGTGCGAGCGGCTGCTCCTCGAGTCCCCGGCCGGGGGCGGGACGAGAGACGGCGGCGCTGCGCCTGCGCGGAACGAGCGACTGCGGCTCGAGGTGGCCAGGCGCGGTCGCCAGCGGGGGGGACCTGGCGCGCTCTGGGCGCTGGTCCCTGCAATAAAGTCGCTCTTCCTCGCACCTGCCTCTAGCTCTGGCCCCCTCttcggggcagggggaggaggggtctggctggggaagggggggtggcAGGCAAGCGCAGGCGCCCCGTTTTGGAGAGACAAGGTGAGTGAGGTGCGGGCTCCGTGTCTTCACAGGGAGTTGGGGGATTGGAGGCCCGACGACGGGGGCCTCCCCAGCCACGAGGACTTCGGGGTTGTCCCTGGAATCGGGGTGGTCCTGGGCATGGGGGTGCCAGgctgggctgtggggcagctgaaCCCCCAGGCTCGGAGTTGGTGGGGTTGCCCCATAATGAGGTGGGTTTTCAGATGAGGACAGAGGCCCAGGGGACACCTTGCTTGCCCGTGACCAcagctgggattcgaacccagaTCTGTCTGAGGCAGGGCCCCTCCTCTTTGTCAGCCATCCCCACCTACCCCCCAGCGCTGACACCCGTGGGACACCGTCAGGGGGCGAGTCGGGACGGGGAGGGGGCCCCGAGACGAGCGCGTTCGTTCAGTCCTCTTCCCTCGTGTTTCTGTGCATTTATCGAGCACCTGCTGTGTACCACCCAGTCTCTGGAACTCAGCAAAGAAGCTTGTACCCGTCCCCGCCCTCAGTGGGAGGGAAAGTGCAGGTCTagtaaaattaaaagtgaaataatTGTAAGTTGTGCTGAATGGGGGGGCTGTGCCCAGGGATCTGGGGAGCCTGCAGCAGCGACAGTCGAGGTGACGCCGCGGTAGTAGACGAAGAGGGAAAGGGTTTTAAGTAGAGGCCGTTTTGAGAAGGCAGCGGGAAGAGCTGTGCCAGCAACGCCGAGGCCCCTGGGGCTGCAGGACAGGGTGGGGGGacggggggcggggctgggggagtTTGGGACTGTGCCCACCGCGAGGTTACTGTTTTGGTAACAATGGCTCTCATCTGGGGTGCATGGGAGGTCTCCCCAACCCCACCTGCCTCCCCCCGTCTGAGCAAACAGGCTCCCGAAGGGAGCTGCTCGTTGCCGTCTAGCCAAGTCCCCCCGTGCTCGCTCGCCCTCCGCGGCTCCCCAGTGCCCCGGGAACGGAGGGCCGGCGCTCCCCCACTTCAGAAGCCTCGGGCTGTGGCCCTAAAAGGAAGCCTGGCTCGCCGGGGGCCTCCACTGCTCTCGGTGAACCCCACAATCCTCGCGGCTCCCCGAGGGTATGACCGCCGGCCCCGTGGGTGTCCCCACCTGCCGCGTTGGCTCTCGCTTCCTGCAGCCCCCCTCTTCGAGGCTCGGCTAAGGCGCCACCTCTCCCCCGGCACCCCGTCTCTGGCTCCTTGTCCTCGCCCCAAGTTGCGGCGGCGCTGCTCCCGCCCTATCGCTGGCCCATGTCCGCTGTGCGCCCCTCCACCAGGGCCGGCAGCTGGACCCGTGAGCGGAGGGGGCCGGGGTGCACGCAGCCCTCCCTGCCCGACACCCATGCCTGGCCCCGGCCTGCCCAGGGGCCTGCGCCCAGCCCGGGCGAAGGGGGCCGAGCCCCCCCAAATCCCTTCCTGTGGCCGGCGCCAGGCCCAGGAGGCTCCCCGCAGGTGGGTGACCACTGTGCTCGGGCACCCAGTGCGCGCCGGGGCCGGCCACCTCGCGGGATGGCTGGAGGCGGCCTCCCTCAGCTGGCCCCCCGCCCTCCAGCCCGAGGCTCCCCGCTGCTGCTGGGGGCCCCCCCGGGGGGCTTCCTCCACTGACTCTGCTGCACCCCCTCCGGGGCCTCCCAAGTGCCCCCCGGGCGGGGTCAGGGCGGTGCTGTCGGGAGGCCGGGGCCCGGGGGATGAGGCCAGCAGAGGAGCGCCGCCCATCGCGCCACGGTCCCGCGGGCCCCAGAATCCCTCAGGACGGGACATCCAGTCACCAATTCCGGCCTCTTCTATCGGAGTCGGTCTATTTGCGTTGGGTAGCAAACGTTTGTTTTATTACCAAAGATTTACAAGTGCACCCTCCTAAAAACCCAAAACCTAGACGCCTTGGGCAGCTGCCCGGTGCGCTCTCTGTAGAGGGTTGTAAAAGTCGGCTGTTGGCTTTTTAAGCTCCCTCCGAGTTGTTGGGGTGAACGCTCCCCGTGCTGCAGACGGTGCCGCGGCCAGGGGCCTCTCCGGCGGTGCTCACGGCCGATGCCGCGCCTGTGTCCCCAGGAGCCCGCCTCCTTGGGGCTCTCCGACTGTGGCGCGGCTGAAAGGTCCCCGAGGGGCGCGGGAGACCCGGGAGGTCCCGCTTTGCAGAGGTGCCGGGAGCTTGGGGAGCCCCGGGgccgccccccccccttgccCAGGGCCCGTCCTCACCCGGGACACGCAGGCTGCAGCCCGGGATCGGGGAGGCCCCGGGGAGGGCAGGTCTGCGCGTCCGTCCCGTCCCAACCTCGCGGTGGCACTGCCACACGTGCTCGCCGCCCGCCCCCAATTAAAACGGGAACGAGCTTGGGAACCCCCTTTCCAGTCCCCGTCGCCGCCCGACGGCTCGTGGCGCGGACAACGGGGGGGCTGGCTGGCGGGGTTCACCGTGGGCTCCCGTATGAGGGGTGCGGGACGTCCCGGCTGGGCCGTGGGGACCCCAGGAGCCCGGTGTGGCGGCAGCCGCAGGGTTGCAGCCGCATTTATCGAGAAGCATCTTTCCCCAGAACGCGAATCTCCACCCGGGGGGTGTCTGAGCCGCGCCTTCGGCCGCGCGTGGCCACGGCTCCAGCCACCGGGGCAAGGGGGAGACCAGGGGGCGCGCGGACCAGCCCCCGCGGCGGCCCACGTCCGCGTCCTTTCCACGCCGCGCCACGGGGTCCCGGATGGGAGCGCCCGAAGGGGCGCAGGCGGCAGGGCCCGAGCCCATGGACCCCCGCTCCCCTCGTGGGGGGTTGGTCTGCGCTCTCGGGGGTCCCGGGCGCGGTGTGGGAGGCGGCTCTGGGGAGCCCCTGCCAGGACCCCCGAGCCAGGGGCACCCGCTACCTGCGCCACTCAGAGAGAGAGGGCGGGAGCTCGGGGTGGCGAACAGACGGGCATTTACTCGCCAGGGGCGCGGGCACCGCGCGTCCCCTGCCAGCCGCCTCGGCGTGGGCGCACGGCCCGGCCTCCTCCTCGCGCCCGGATCCCGGGGACGAGGCCGCCCCCGCTGCGGGAACCCAGCCCGGGCCGCGCGCGCCGACGGCACCCACACGACGCGAGCGCGGGGGTTAAATGAGTTTTATTAGAACGTGTGGCGGCGGCGTCTGAGGGGGGGGGGCCCTACAAAACAAGGGTTTTAAATTAAGTCTCTAAACTGCGGCCGGGAGGCAGCGCAGGCCGTCTCCTCGCCCCGCGGAGCACCCACAGGGCGGCTTGCGGGCCCTTCCTCGGGGCACCCCGTTTTAGAGAGGGCGGAGAAAACCCAAACAGAACTACAGCAGACCTGATCCTTTAGAAAAACGTTTCTGGAGAGCCTAagggttttaaaaatagaaaaaagaaagaaaaaaaaccaaaaacgtCTGGAAAGGAACCGCGACGGCGCCCCCGGAGGGAGAAGGCTTCTAAGCTAGACCCAGACTGGACCCTGAGGTGTCAGAGGGGCGCGGGCGGCCCCGGGAGGGACGCCCGGCGGACGCCTGCGCCAAGGCCGGCGCGAGAGCTCGACCACCAACGTCagtaggaaaggggaaaaaaaaagaaaaaaaaaaaggaaaagaccgtaaggaagtaaaagaaaagcGACGTGGAGGGAGACACCGCCCTCCCCTCCCCGTCCCCGCCGCCCTCCTCCCGGCCCGGCGGCGGCGCTGTGTCCTGGCGGGGGGCCGGCGTCCATCTGTCCCTCCGCCGGGCGCCGAGTCCTGGGGTGGTGGGAGCAAGCAGCAACAGAGGGCTACACTGCGGGAGCAGGGGCCGCGGGGCTGGCGCGGCGGCCGGCGGGGACCCCTGGGTCTGcgcagtttccttttttttttttttttttttttttttaatcgtcGCTGACTCCATTGTCGTGAGGCGGCTGGAGGGAGATCTCCAACCCGCGGAGGGCTGCGACGGAAGGCGGCGGGGGGAGCAGAAACCGGGCGCGGCCCCGCTCGGCTCCCGGGGGGCCGGGGCGCCTCACAGTGTCCGGGGCAGCCGCGCGCCTGCCGGGCCGGGAGTGGCCCCTGAGGTCCACGTTTCCTGCTGGTGACGGGCGAActaaaggcagagagagaagggagaagccgcGGGGGCGCCCTCCCGGGTGCGGGGTGCTGGCCGGCGTCCGCGGCGGCGGGAGGCACGGGGCCCGGCGCCGCGCGCTATTTCCAGGCGGCCGACTGCGGGATGGAGCGCGGCGGGATCATGTCCAGGAGGTACTCGCGCTGGCGGTCGACAGCCGAGGAGCCCTTGTGCACCGCCAGGCCCGGGCTGACCAGCGCGAGGGCCGCGCCTGCGGGGGCGAGGGGGGGCGCGGCCGGTCAGCGGGGCCGCGGGGGGCCATGCCCGCGCCCCTGCGCCCCTGCCTGCGCACCGCCCgcctgctgggccccaggggcagccGAGGCGGCTGAGGGATGACCCGGCGCCTCGCCCGCGGCCCGGGTGACGCGCTCTTCTCTTTCCCCGTTTCTTAACACATTCTACACTCTCTCGCCTACTctagaaaacacaaaaatgacTCAGTGCAGATCAAATCTCGACGGAAAGCCGGGCGGCCTTTAAGAACCGTCGTGTCCTTCAAAGAAAACGTTTAAACGAACAGAGTGAGAACTGGACCCTGAGGAGGGAAACCGAGCCTGGCCCGGGCGGAGGCGCCCCTGCCGCCGGCTCCCCTCTAGCTCCAGACGCCACGAGGAGCCGGCCGCGCCCCCAGAGCAGAGGGCGGCCCCCGCCCCGGCCAGCGCCGCACTCGCCCTGGGTCGCGGTGACCCCCGCTGGGGGCTGGGGACACCGCGTCTGGCCGCCCCGGCACCGCTTGCAGCGAGGCCAGGCTCCCCCGCCCAGGCCACGGCCGGCCGCCTCCCGCCTCCCAGCCCAGCGTTTTGGCCAGCGCCCGGCCTTGCCGAGTGCGCGATGCCACGGTCTCTTTGTGCAGGCTCCCGGTCCCCGCGGGCCTATGACAGGCCGGGAGCTCCCTGCTGCACCACAGAGGTGCTGGCCGGGGCCGCTGACCCGTGCCCCCGGCTGACCGGCTCTCCTGTCTCCCTGCCCGGCTGGGACGCCCGTCCACTCAGCGGCCGTGTCCCGCTGCCGCCTGGCCTGCGTCAGCTTCCCTCCTGGTTCCTCCCGGGCTCTGACCACCCTGGCGCCCGGGCCCACCCATCCCTCCCCCCTGTGCTCCATGCTCCGGCCTCTACGCCCAGCTCTCGCTTTCCCTTTTTGGACGGACGCTCGTCTCGAGGCTGCGACACGTGCGGTAAACACAGGCCAAGTGAGCACGAGGCGGCAGCGCCGGCGCTGGAGGCGCCACCAGGAACGGCAGGCGCCGAGGCGGGCTGAGGAGCCGAGCCCCCTCAGGTCACGGCCAGACGCCACCGCCCGGGAGACCCCCACAGGCCTGCCCGCGGCGTGTGCCCCCTCCTCTGCTGCCGTTCTGGTTTGAACTTCACGCCACATGGCAGGTCAGAGACGAGAGTGGGGAGGGAGCACGAGGCGGGGGCTGGCGACGCGCCCAGAGCTGGGAACGCCCAAGACAGAGGGAAGCCGCAGAGGGGGGCGTGGGCGGGAAAGGTGGGTGTCGGTGCTGACAGCAGGACCCCGGGCCGGGCCCTGAGCTCAGGCCGAGGGTGCCGCTTTGGGAAGGGCAGGAAGGACGCGGGCTCTGGGTACCGAGGGACACAGTTTATCCGGGACGTACCGTTCCGTGGACCCGGGATGGCGCCCGGGCATTGGAGCGGCAACCTGGGGggacccccgccccgcctgcggccCCGGGGAACGCCCACCTGTGCCCACAGCTGTCTTCTTCCAGTTGGCGGCGCCGCCCTTGCCGGAGCCCGCCATCCTCTCGGAATGCTTGCCGGCCCGGTGCGccagggcgggggcggcggctGCGTTCTGCGGTTTGGGCGACGGGCTGAAGGTGTGCAGGACGCTGCGGGGGGCCGCGGCGGAGCCCCGGGACAGCTGGCTGGAGGCCTGCAGCAGAGAGCGTGCACGGGGCTGGCGCGGGGCCGGCGCCGTCGAGGGCACGGGCTTGGCTCCCCCACCACCCACGGGGCCCCCCAGGAGTCCCCGGCCGGGCGCACGCGTCAGTGCCGCCGCGGGGTGGGGAGGCGGGCGGGGGACCCGCGGGGCGGCCGGGGCCCGGGCGCGTGGCTCTGACCTGCAGCACGGCCCCGTTGCTCCAGTCGCGCGCCTCTCCCGAGCGGAACGCCAGTTTGCGCCGGGGCTTCATGACCTGCACAGATGGGAGTGGGTGGGATCGACACCGCCCGCCGCCGGCGCgccctcgggggggggggggggggtgctgggctCACGCGGCGCGGGCGCCATGGCCCGCTGGCTGCAGACGCCGGGTGGGGACATGAGAGTGTGCGCGGCGGCGTGAGGAAGAGCTGGGGCTGCCGGCGGGGGCTCTGCAGCTTCCGCGAGGGGGAAACGGGCGTGAGGAAATGAGGGCCGGCGGCTCGGTGGCCGCGGTGCGCTTCTCCCAGCGTGGCGCTCGGGGGCCCGGCGCGGGCCTGGACGAGGCTCCACGGAAGCCCGTCCAGACAAGAGGCGCTTTCCACCCAGCACGCTCCGAGGGAGTGTTCCCACGGCCCGGCGCCGCCGCGCGGCACGATGTGGACGCGGCGCCCGCAGCCAGGCGGGTGCCCGCAGATCCCGGCCGCCTCGCCTTCCCCCGGGAGAGGCGCCTGCCCCGCGCCACCCGCCGGGCTCACCTGCTTCAGCGCCGCGTGCTGGGCGGCGCCGGGCTCGGGCTTGGCGTGCGCGGGCGCCGCGCCCTGCTGCAGGAGGCGCTGCTCGATCTCCTGCTCCTGCTGCAGCGCCCTGACGAAGGCGGCCTTGAGGCGGCTCGTGTGCTCGGCCTTGAGCGCCTTCTTCTGGTTGGAGGTGACGCAGGTCTCGCACATGACGGCGCCGCTCTTCtcctcccgccagcggcacgtGAAGTCCGTCTTGCACTGGGCACACAGGTAGGGCTCCCGGGCCAGCAGGACGGCGGCCGACACCTTGCCCGCTGCGAGGAGACACGCTCGCGGCTcaggggggccgggggccgccgGCCTGGGGGGCCCCGCAAGTGGGAGCCGGCAGAGGGGCGGCTGGAGCCTGGGGGGGCCCCGTGAGCACAGACCTGGCAGAGGGGCGGCCGCTGGCCTGGGGGGACCTCGTGAATGCAGGACCCAGCATAGGGGCAGCTGCTGACCCTGGGGGGGCCCCGCGAGCGCAGACCCGGCAGAGGGGCGGCTGGAGCCCGGGGGGGCCCTGTGAGCACAGACCCGGCAGAGGGGCAGCCGCTGGCCCTGGGGGGACCCCATGAACACAGACCCAGCAAAGGGGCGGCCGCCAGCCCTGGGGGGACCCTGCAAATGCAGATCCGGCAGAGGGGCGGCCTCTGGCCGGGGGAACCCGCCCACCCCGGCTCCTGGTCAGCATGGCCTTGCCCAGCGTCTCGGTCGCCCGGCGCATATCCCGTGCCCACAGCCTCTGCGCTCTGCACGCTTGGCGCGGGATGGCACGGCCCGCGTGGCCACCCCGCTCACTTCTGCTCGGTTCCTAACGGGCACGCTCGCCGCGGCCTTTCGCTCCCGAGCCCAGCGCTGTAAGACGCGGGGGTGGCTCCCCAGCCCAGCTCGGGCAGGTGGTACCCCACCTCTGTCCTGGGGGCTGCCGCGAGCAGCCCCGGGGGCTCTCGGGGCGCCTGTCCGCGGCCGCCTGCCCTGCCGGACCCCGCCTCCCGCCCGGGCCTCACCTTGGGTCTCCAGAAGGTTCTGCACCACCTCCTCCAAGCCCACCAGGTAGATGAACTCGTTGTTGGCCGCGCTGGGCAGGAAGTTCATCTCGGGGGCGGGGGGCTTGGGGGGCGGGATCTCCAGCAGCGTCTTCTCCAGCTGCTTCCGCAGCGCCAGCTTGGCGGCCGCTTGCCGGCTGGCGGGCGAGTCGCCGGAGCTGCCCCCGGGGCCCGCGCTGGGGGTGGCGCTCGGCTGAGCGGAGGCGGCCGCCGTCCCTTTGAGCGAGGCTGGGGTGGGCTTTCGGGGAAGACACACGCCGGTCGGCAGCGCGCCCAGCGGGGGCCCCGGCCCCGCGGGCCCCTTGACGCCAGCGGGCAGggcggcagcctcgccccgcgcCCCCGTGGCTGACGCCCTGGGCGGGTTCGGGGAGCTCCGGCTAACGGCCGGTGAGCTGCACGTTCGGAACGCGCCACGTGGCGCACAGCCGGAGCCAGCGTCCCACGGAGCTGCAACGGGTCCGCCGGCGCCGAAGCCTCCCCGGCCCACCTCCTCCCCTGGCTGCTCTAGACGAGGCTGAAGCGCGCGCTCGCGCCCGTGCCCTGCTCTCTCTCGgccctctgccctctgcaccccCAGCCGCTCGCACCTGCGGCTCTTCTCTGCCGGTTCCCCGTGGCCAATCCCAGCCCCCCACATTCTCCCACCTGTAGGCCACCCCACCCTCAACACCTGACACCGAAGCGCTCCCCCTCTAAAACCTGAAGCTGACCCCACCAGCGCCCCCGTATTTCTGGGGTAAAGACCCTTCCAGAAATCTATAGACAACGACACCCGCCTCC
Above is a window of Dasypus novemcinctus isolate mDasNov1 unplaced genomic scaffold, mDasNov1.1.hap2 scaffold_259, whole genome shotgun sequence DNA encoding:
- the GATAD2A gene encoding transcriptional repressor p66-alpha isoform X5; amino-acid sequence: MKPERRAPSPDVIVLSDSEQPASPRVNGLPKLALREPSAEALLKSSPEERERMIKQLKEELRLEEAKLVLLKKLRQSQIQKEAAQKPAGSSGSAVTTPPPLVRGAQNIPAGKPALQAASSRVAGSAVPPPLVRGGQQASSKLGPQPSAHVVMPPLVRGAQQIHTIRQHSSSGPPPLLLAPRASVPSVQIQGQRLIQQGLIRVANVPSASLLVNLPQPTPASLKGTAAASAQPSATPSAGPGGSSGDSPASRQAAAKLALRKQLEKTLLEIPPPKPPAPEMNFLPSAANNEFIYLVGLEEVVQNLLETQAGKVSAAVLLAREPYLCAQCKTDFTCRWREEKSGAVMCETCVTSNQKKALKAEHTSRLKAAFVRALQQEQEIEQRLLQQGAAPAHAKPEPGAAQHAALKQVMKPRRKLAFRSGEARDWSNGAVLQASSQLSRGSAAAPRSVLHTFSPSPKPQNAAAAPALAHRAGKHSERMAGSGKGGAANWKKTAVGTGAALALVSPGLAVHKGSSAVDRQREYLLDMIPPRSIPQSAAWK
- the GATAD2A gene encoding transcriptional repressor p66-alpha isoform X4, with the protein product MTEEACRTRSQKRALERDPAEGDADCKRMRMEQGPAPADARTDGDLAAKPERRAAQELPAGEEGGPLAGGGALDARASPSDMKPERRAPSPDVIVLSDSEQPASPRVNGLPKLALREPSAEALLKSSPEERERMIKQLKEELRLEEAKLVLLKKLRQSQIQKEAAQKPAGSSGSAVTTPPPLVRGAQNIPAGKPALQAASSRVAGSAVPPPLVRGGQQASSKLGPQPSAHVVMPPLVRGAQQIHTIRQHSSSGPPPLLLAPRASVPSVQIQGQRLIQQGLIRVANVPSASLLVNLPQPTPASLKGTAAASAQPSATPSAGPGGSSGDSPASRQAAAKLALRKQLEKTLLEIPPPKPPAPEMNFLPSAANNEFIYLVGLEEVVQNLLETQAGKVSAAVLLAREPYLCAQCKTDFTCRWREEKSGAVMCETCVTSNQKKALKAEHTSRLKAAFVRALQQEQEIEQRLLQQGAAPAHAKPEPGAAQHAALKQVMKPRRKLAFRSGEARDWSNGAVLQASSQLSRGSAAAPRSVLHTFSPSPKPQNAAAAPALAHRAGKHSERMAGSGKGGAANWKKTAVGTGAALALVSPGLAVHKGSSAVDRQREYLLDMIPPRSIPQSAAWK